CGTGCCGAGGCCGCGCTCTGGGAGCTGTGGCACCGCTCGGGCGACCCCGACGTGGACGCGCTCCTCGGCCGGGGGATCGCCGCGCTCGGGCAGGGCAACCTCGAGGACGCCGAGCGGCTCTTCGGCCTCGTCATCGGCCGTGCGGAGCACTTCGCCGAGGGCTGGAACAAGCGGGCGACCGTCCGCTACATCGCGAAGAACTACCGCGGCTCGATCGCCGACTGCCGGGAGACGCTCGCGAGGAACCCGCGCCACTTCGGCGCGCTCTCGGGCCAGGGC
The sequence above is a segment of the Candidatus Methylomirabilota bacterium genome. Coding sequences within it:
- a CDS encoding tetratricopeptide repeat protein, whose protein sequence is MTQDEAFAALRGDDARLASRAEAALWELWHRSGDPDVDALLGRGIAALGQGNLEDAERLFGLVIGRAEHFAEGWNKRATVRYIAKNYRGSIADCRETLARNPRHFGALSGQGLCHLALGEPHEAAAMFRRALAVHRHLEGARHNLAVALGEAVRGNGHS